Proteins from one Salinispora arenicola genomic window:
- a CDS encoding FAD-dependent monooxygenase, whose translation MTNSGEWTDVLIVGGGPVGMALALDLRYRGIDCMVVEAGDGEVRHPKVSTIGPRSMELFRRWGLADTIRNAGWPADHPLDIAWVTRVGGHEVHRYRRGTTANRGPYVHTPEPDQICPAHWLNPLLQRAVGVHPTGPLRLRTTVDRVRQAADHVEATLVEDGSGRTGTVRAQFLVACDGAASPIRQACGIDAPPRHTTQVFRNILFRAPELKRQLGDRVALVYFLVRSSTLRFPMRSLNGSDLYNLVVGVDAAAQVDGRSLITDAIAFDTPVELLSDSQWHLTHRVADSYRAGRVFLAGDAAHTLSPSGGFGLNTGFGDVADLGWKLAAALNGWAGCHLLDTYEAERRPIALESLQEANLNLQRTMRRHVPAEIHADGPAGEQARAEMAEQLVRGGAHREFDAPEIHFGLSYRSPAIISDPLVPPRQGQPDAAWRPGSDPGYRAAHAWWDTETSTLDLFGHGFVLLSFTEGADVSAVERAFAKRAVPLTVRRGSDPEIAKLYERSLVLVRPDGHVAWRGDELPADLGKFVDTIRGEY comes from the coding sequence ATGACAAACTCCGGCGAGTGGACCGACGTGCTGATCGTGGGCGGCGGCCCGGTCGGGATGGCGTTGGCACTGGACCTGAGGTACCGCGGAATCGACTGCATGGTTGTCGAAGCGGGCGACGGCGAGGTCCGGCACCCCAAGGTGAGTACGATCGGCCCGCGCTCGATGGAGCTGTTTCGCCGTTGGGGTCTCGCGGACACCATCCGTAACGCGGGATGGCCCGCCGACCATCCCCTGGACATCGCCTGGGTCACCAGAGTCGGTGGCCACGAGGTGCACCGGTATCGGCGGGGCACGACGGCGAACCGTGGGCCCTACGTGCACACCCCTGAGCCCGACCAGATCTGTCCGGCGCACTGGCTGAATCCACTGTTGCAACGGGCCGTCGGCGTGCACCCCACCGGTCCACTGCGGCTCAGGACGACCGTGGACCGCGTGCGTCAGGCGGCCGACCATGTCGAGGCCACCCTCGTCGAGGACGGTTCCGGAAGGACCGGCACCGTCCGCGCACAATTCCTGGTTGCCTGCGACGGGGCTGCCTCACCCATTCGGCAGGCCTGCGGCATCGACGCACCGCCACGCCACACGACGCAGGTCTTTCGGAACATCCTCTTCCGTGCCCCGGAACTCAAGCGGCAACTCGGTGACCGCGTCGCCCTTGTCTACTTCCTTGTGCGGTCATCCACGTTGCGCTTCCCCATGCGCTCGCTCAACGGGAGTGACCTCTACAACCTGGTCGTTGGTGTGGACGCTGCCGCTCAGGTGGATGGCAGGTCGTTGATCACCGATGCCATCGCCTTCGACACACCAGTGGAGCTGCTCAGCGACAGCCAGTGGCATCTCACGCACCGGGTGGCCGACAGCTACCGAGCGGGACGGGTCTTCCTCGCGGGTGACGCCGCCCACACACTCTCGCCCTCTGGTGGCTTCGGGCTCAACACCGGATTCGGCGATGTTGCCGATCTGGGCTGGAAGCTCGCCGCCGCACTGAACGGCTGGGCGGGGTGCCACCTGCTGGACACGTACGAAGCCGAGCGCAGGCCGATCGCCCTGGAGAGCCTGCAGGAGGCGAACCTCAACCTACAACGCACCATGCGCCGGCACGTTCCGGCCGAGATCCACGCGGACGGTCCGGCGGGTGAACAGGCTCGCGCGGAAATGGCCGAGCAGTTGGTGCGCGGCGGAGCGCATCGCGAGTTCGACGCGCCTGAGATTCACTTCGGGCTGTCCTACCGATCCCCGGCCATTATCTCTGACCCACTGGTCCCACCCCGTCAGGGCCAGCCGGATGCCGCCTGGCGCCCGGGCAGCGATCCCGGCTACCGCGCCGCGCATGCCTGGTGGGATACCGAGACCTCCACACTCGACCTGTTCGGTCACGGCTTCGTCCTGCTGTCCTTTACCGAGGGGGCGGACGTGTCTGCTGTGGAGCGGGCATTCGCCAAACGAGCCGTACCGCTGACCGTTCGACGCGGGAGCGACCCGGAGATAGCCAAGCTCTACGAGCGTTCTCTCGTGCTGGTTCGTCCCGATGGCCATGTGGCCTGGCGAGGCGACGAACTGCCTGCTGATCTGGGAAAGTTCGTCGATACGATCCGAGGCGAATATTGA
- a CDS encoding SAM-dependent methyltransferase, whose protein sequence is MSKVSSQPVPKAVGELYDRLTLSAMTDGTFNPNVHIGYWDSPESTASVDEAMDRLTDVFIERLKVGASNHVLDLGCGVGGPGLRVVAQTGARVTGISISEEQVKSANRLAAEAGVADRAVFQHGDAMRLPFPDHSFDAVMALESMCHMPDRQQVLTEVCRVLVPGGRLVLTDVFERFPRKEVRHQGIDKFCNDLMSTTADLDDYVAMLHRSGLRMRELLDVTEQTTLRLAYELAKLPVLQERPAALNEGNFEFSDDAFKPSDLEGVDDFGCLLATAERP, encoded by the coding sequence ATGTCCAAAGTGTCATCTCAGCCCGTACCGAAAGCGGTCGGCGAGCTGTACGACCGTCTCACCCTGAGCGCAATGACCGACGGTACGTTCAACCCGAACGTACACATTGGATACTGGGACTCACCGGAGTCGACGGCGTCGGTCGACGAGGCGATGGACCGGCTGACCGACGTGTTCATCGAGCGTTTGAAGGTCGGCGCGTCGAACCACGTTCTCGATCTGGGCTGCGGGGTTGGCGGGCCCGGCCTGCGAGTGGTGGCGCAAACCGGCGCACGTGTCACTGGCATCAGCATCAGCGAGGAGCAGGTCAAAAGCGCCAACCGGCTGGCGGCCGAGGCGGGAGTCGCCGACCGCGCCGTGTTCCAGCACGGCGACGCGATGCGACTCCCGTTCCCGGACCATTCGTTCGACGCGGTGATGGCTCTGGAGTCGATGTGCCACATGCCGGACCGGCAGCAGGTGCTCACCGAAGTGTGCCGGGTGCTCGTCCCGGGTGGCCGGCTCGTTCTGACGGACGTGTTCGAGCGCTTCCCGCGTAAGGAAGTCCGGCACCAGGGCATTGACAAGTTCTGCAACGATCTCATGTCCACCACGGCGGACCTCGACGACTACGTCGCCATGCTGCACCGTTCCGGTCTGCGGATGCGCGAGCTGCTCGACGTGACCGAACAGACCACGCTGCGCCTGGCGTACGAGTTGGCCAAACTGCCCGTCCTCCAGGAACGCCCCGCGGCCCTGAACGAAGGCAACTTCGAGTTCTCCGACGACGCTTTCAAACCGTCCGACCTGGAAGGCGTTGACGACTTCGGCTGCCTCCTGGCAACGGCGGAACGCCCGTAG
- a CDS encoding cytochrome P450: protein MPSATLPRFALTGWSRENIVNPYPVYQRYREVASVHRGEPGGDAPDTFYVFSYDEVVQVLSSNCFGRGRSLDAAKASVPVPAEQKALRAIVENWLVFMDPPRHTELRSLLNRSFSPRIVTELRPRIARIAQELLSRLGQQVDVDLVESFAAPLPILVISELLGIPEERRAWLRANALALQEASSSRAGRDVDGYARAEVAAQEFTEYFREQVRLRRGRAGGDLITILANAQERGAPVSLDAIVGTCVHLLTAGHETTTNSLAKAVLALREHPAVLDELRGAEGLTTDAVEEFLRYDPPVQAVTRWAHQDTTLGGCDIPRGSRVVALLGSANRDPARFPSPDVLDVRRPADRHLSFGLGIHYCLGATLARAELEIGLQALLDGVPTLGYGTQHVDYADDLVFHGPSRLVLVNLGERCT from the coding sequence ATGCCATCCGCGACGTTGCCGCGGTTCGCCCTGACCGGCTGGAGCAGGGAGAACATCGTCAATCCCTACCCGGTGTACCAGCGCTACCGGGAGGTCGCTTCGGTGCACCGGGGCGAACCAGGCGGCGACGCCCCGGACACCTTCTACGTGTTCTCCTACGACGAGGTTGTCCAGGTGCTGTCGAGTAACTGTTTCGGTAGGGGGAGGTCCCTCGACGCCGCGAAGGCATCGGTCCCGGTACCGGCCGAGCAGAAGGCCCTCCGGGCAATCGTCGAGAACTGGCTGGTGTTCATGGACCCGCCACGCCACACCGAACTACGCTCGCTACTCAACCGGAGCTTTTCTCCCCGGATCGTGACCGAACTGCGGCCCCGCATCGCGCGGATCGCACAGGAACTCCTGTCCCGGCTCGGCCAGCAGGTGGACGTCGATCTCGTCGAGAGCTTCGCCGCGCCGTTGCCCATCCTTGTCATCTCCGAGCTGCTGGGGATTCCGGAGGAGCGTCGCGCATGGTTGCGTGCCAACGCGTTGGCGCTGCAGGAAGCCAGTTCCTCCCGTGCGGGTCGGGACGTGGATGGCTACGCACGGGCCGAAGTGGCCGCGCAGGAGTTCACCGAGTACTTCCGGGAGCAGGTGCGGCTACGGCGGGGTCGTGCCGGTGGAGATCTGATCACGATCCTCGCCAACGCACAGGAGCGCGGTGCACCAGTGAGTCTGGACGCGATCGTGGGGACCTGCGTCCACCTCCTGACCGCCGGGCACGAGACCACCACCAATTCGTTGGCGAAGGCCGTGCTTGCGCTGCGGGAACATCCGGCGGTACTCGACGAGCTCCGCGGCGCCGAGGGGCTGACGACGGATGCGGTCGAGGAGTTCCTGCGCTATGACCCGCCCGTGCAGGCCGTGACCCGATGGGCGCACCAGGACACCACCCTCGGCGGGTGTGACATACCACGCGGCAGCCGAGTGGTCGCGCTGCTGGGCTCGGCGAATCGGGATCCGGCACGCTTCCCGTCACCTGATGTCCTGGACGTACGTCGCCCTGCCGACCGGCACCTCAGTTTCGGTCTGGGTATCCACTACTGCCTCGGCGCGACGCTGGCCCGCGCCGAGCTCGAGATCGGGCTCCAGGCACTGCTGGACGGTGTTCCCACGCTGGGCTACGGCACCCAGCACGTCGACTACGCCGACGACCTGGTCTTCCACGGACCGAGCCGGCTGGTACTCGTCAACCTAGGAGAAAGGTGTACATAA